One Sus scrofa isolate TJ Tabasco breed Duroc chromosome 1, Sscrofa11.1, whole genome shotgun sequence DNA segment encodes these proteins:
- the IFN-OMEGA-5 gene encoding interferon omega 7 precursor, translating into MAFMLSLLTALVVFSYSSGGSLGCDLSQNHVHISRKNLVLLHQMRRISPSFCLKDRKDFGLPQEMVDGSHLQKAQAISVLHEMLQQTFLLFHIKRSSAAWDSILLDKLHSGLHQQLEDLDPCLVQEMGEQASALGMAMKKYFQGIHLYLKEKKYSDCAWEIVRVEIMRALSFSTNLQERLRIMDEHLGSP; encoded by the coding sequence ATGGCCTTCATGCTCTCTCTACTGACAGCCCTGGTGGTGttcagctacagctctggggGATCTCTAGGCTGTGACCTGTCTCAGAACCACGTGCACATCAGCAGGAAGAACCTGGTGCTTCTGCATCAGATGAGGAGAAtctctccttctttctgtctGAAGGACAGAAAAGACTTCGGGCTCCCCCAGGAGATGGTGGACGGCAGCCACCTGCAGAAGGCCCAAGCCATCTCTGTCCTCCACGAGATGCTCCAGCAGACCTTCCTCCTCTTCCACATAAAGCGCTCCTCTGCTGCCTGGGACTCCATCCTCCTGGACAAGCTCCACTCTGGACTCCATCAGCAGCTGGAAGACCTGGACCCCTGCTTGGTGCAGGAGATGGGAGAGCAGGCATCTGCCCTGGGAATGGCCATGAAGAAGTACTTCCAGGGAATCCATCTCtacctgaaagaaaagaaatacagtgacTGTGCCTGGGAGATTGTCAGAGTGGAAATCATGAGAGCCTTGTCTTTCTCAACCAACTTGCAAGAAAGGTTAAGAATTATGGATGAACACCTGGGGTCACCTTGA
- the IFN-ALPHA-13 gene encoding uncharacterized protein LOC100152100 precursor, whose product MAPSSALLTALVLLSCNAICSLGCNLPQTHSLAHTRALRLLAQMRRISPFSCLDHRRDFGSPHEAFGGNQVQKAQAMALVHEMLQQTFQLFSTEGSAAAWDESLLHQFCTGLDQQLRDLEACVMQEAGLEGTPLLEEDSILAVRKYFHRLTLYLQEKSYSPCAWEIVRAEVMRAFSSSTNLQDRLRRKE is encoded by the coding sequence ATGGCCCCATCCTCAGCCCTCCTCACAGCCCTGGTGCTGCTCAGTTGCAATGCCATCTGCTCTCTGGGCTGCAACCTGCCTCAGACCCACAGCCTGGCTCACACCAGGGCCCTGAGGCTCCTGGCACAAATGAGGAGaatctctcccttctcctgcctgGACCACAGAAGGGACTTTGGATCCCCTCATGAGGCCTTTGGGGGCAACCAGGTCCAGAAGGCTCAAGCCATGGCTCTGGTGCATGAGATGCTCCAGCAGACCTTCCAGCTCTTCAGCACAGAGGGCTCAGCTGCTGCCTGGGATGAGAGCCTCCTGCACCAGTTCTGCACTGGACTGGATCAGCAGCTCAGGGACCTGGAAGCCTGTGTCATGCAGGAGGCGGGGCTGGAAGGCACCCCCCTGCTGGAGGAGGACTCCATCCTGGCTGTGAGGAAATACTTCCACAGACTCACCCTCTATCTGCAAGAGAAGAGCTACAGCCCCTGTGCCTGGGAGATCGTCAGGGCAGAAGTCATGAgagccttctcttcctccacaaACCTGCAAGACAGACTCAGGAGGAAGGAGTGA
- the LOC100155323 gene encoding LOW QUALITY PROTEIN: interferon omega-1 (The sequence of the model RefSeq protein was modified relative to this genomic sequence to represent the inferred CDS: inserted 2 bases in 1 codon; substituted 2 bases at 2 genomic stop codons) gives MAQIYLLVAGVXCSIPAHSLSQNLSGIPSQEKTEISTYLKKMKRIPSLTXLKDRTEFQLPWKRENITQIQMTXGTCYHHLMFQQMVNLLKTEGSRTAWNNALLDQLLSSLDHSLEQLGKQMEEDNLACPSLAIVVQRYFQRMHDYLKDKKYSPCAWEVVRVEIKRCLSLM, from the exons ATGGCCCAGATCTATTTGCTAGTGGCAGGAGT CTGCTCCATCCCTGCTCACTCTCTTAGCCAGAACTTGTCTGGGATCCCTAgccaagaaaagacagaaatctCCACATATTTGAAGAAGATGAAAAGGATCCCCTCTCTGACATGACTAAAGGACAGAACTGAATTCCAACTTCCTTGGAAAAGAGAGAATATCACGCAAATCCAGATGACTTAAGGGACGTGTTACCATCATCTTATGTTCCAGCAGATGGTCAACCTCCTCAAAACGGAGGGCAGCCGAACCGCTTGGAACAACGCCCTCCTTGATCAACTACTCTCTAGCCTTGATCACAGCCTGGAACAACTGGGGAAGCAAATGGAAGAAGACAATCTGGCTTGTCCCTCTTTGGCGATTGTTGTTCAAAGATATTTCCAAAGAATGCATGACTATCTGAAAGACAAGAAATACAGCCCCTGTGCCTGGGAGGTTGTCAGAGTGGAAATTAAAAGGTGCCTTTCCCTCATGTAA